A window from Aquabacterium sp. NJ1 encodes these proteins:
- the ada gene encoding bifunctional DNA-binding transcriptional regulator/O6-methylguanine-DNA methyltransferase Ada, which translates to MSDADTDMVVALCRYIEAAAAPPHLDELATMAGMGPSRLLRVFKAHTGLTPRAYAAAQRARRVREQLAQGAAVTQAMYDAGYSSSGRFYEESTAVLGMTPSQFKAGGASQDIRFAVGQCSLGAVLVAASAQGVCAILLGDDPQALVCDLQDRFRTARLIGADRGFEQWVAQVVGLIESPQVGLALPLDIRGTAFQQRVWQALRGIPAGQTVSYTEIARRIGSPQAVRAVAGACAANPLAVAIPCHRVVRHDGALSGYRWGIERKRILLYREAEESAKVAAQEA; encoded by the coding sequence ATGTCGGACGCAGACACAGACATGGTGGTGGCCTTGTGCCGGTACATCGAGGCCGCCGCCGCCCCGCCGCACCTGGATGAGCTGGCCACCATGGCCGGCATGGGGCCCAGCCGCCTGTTGCGGGTGTTCAAGGCCCACACCGGGCTGACGCCCCGCGCCTATGCCGCCGCGCAGCGGGCTCGCCGTGTGCGCGAACAACTGGCGCAGGGCGCGGCGGTGACGCAGGCCATGTATGACGCCGGCTATTCGTCCAGCGGGCGTTTTTATGAAGAGTCCACGGCGGTGCTGGGCATGACGCCCAGCCAGTTCAAGGCGGGCGGGGCGTCGCAGGACATCCGCTTCGCGGTGGGGCAATGCTCGCTGGGGGCGGTGCTGGTGGCCGCCAGTGCGCAAGGCGTGTGCGCCATCCTGCTGGGCGACGACCCGCAGGCGCTGGTCTGCGATCTGCAAGACCGCTTCCGCACGGCCCGCCTCATCGGCGCCGACCGCGGTTTCGAGCAATGGGTGGCCCAGGTGGTCGGCTTGATCGAGTCCCCCCAGGTGGGCCTGGCTCTGCCGCTGGACATCCGCGGCACCGCTTTCCAGCAACGCGTGTGGCAAGCCCTACGGGGCATACCAGCGGGCCAGACGGTCAGCTACACGGAGATCGCCAGGCGCATCGGCTCGCCGCAAGCCGTGCGGGCGGTGGCCGGCGCCTGTGCTGCCAACCCGCTGGCCGTGGCCATCCCCTGCCACCGCGTGGTCCGCCACGATGGCGCTTTATCGGGCTACCGTTGGGGCATCGAGCGAAAACGTATCCTGTTGTATCGAGAAGCGGAGGAAAGCGCTAAAGTGGCCGCTCAGGAGGCCTGA
- a CDS encoding 4'-phosphopantetheinyl transferase superfamily protein — protein MSTHQSSPTLTVWIAHLDECVTPGALAACSRLLTPAEAERARRFHFQRDRDRHVVTRALLRTVLASIVGEHPEQLQFATGPHGKPFLQHDSDIGRRLSFSLSHTDDLVMLGVTQDHALGIDVENTTRLAPLDVAHRQFAEVEVKAFQALTQAQQQTDLFWSCWTLKESLIKATGEGLHTPLDRFGFSFDTDDRVTLHASPGTAEGAGHWWVGQWAPTEHHLAALCMAWPAATSPDGTQAPAVRARRIVPLQGETDLSIQFLRSTTGRHPA, from the coding sequence ATGTCCACCCATCAATCCTCGCCCACTCTGACCGTCTGGATCGCCCATCTCGACGAATGCGTGACACCAGGCGCACTGGCGGCCTGCAGCCGGTTGCTGACGCCGGCCGAAGCCGAGCGGGCCAGGCGCTTTCACTTCCAGCGTGACCGTGATCGCCATGTGGTGACGCGTGCCTTGCTGCGCACCGTGCTGGCCTCGATCGTGGGCGAGCACCCCGAGCAGTTGCAGTTCGCCACGGGGCCGCACGGCAAGCCCTTCCTCCAGCATGACAGCGACATCGGGCGCAGGCTCTCGTTCAGCCTGTCCCACACCGATGACCTCGTCATGCTCGGCGTGACACAGGATCACGCCTTGGGCATCGACGTTGAAAACACGACCCGGCTGGCCCCGCTGGACGTGGCGCACCGCCAATTCGCCGAAGTGGAAGTCAAGGCCTTTCAAGCGCTGACACAAGCGCAGCAGCAAACCGATCTGTTCTGGTCTTGCTGGACGCTCAAGGAAAGCCTGATCAAGGCGACCGGCGAAGGCCTGCACACCCCGCTGGACCGTTTCGGGTTCAGCTTTGACACGGACGATCGCGTCACGCTGCATGCCTCGCCAGGCACGGCCGAGGGCGCGGGGCACTGGTGGGTGGGCCAGTGGGCCCCCACCGAACACCATCTGGCCGCCTTGTGCATGGCCTGGCCAGCCGCGACCTCGCCGGACGGCACCCAGGCGCCTGCCGTGCGCGCGCGCCGCATCGTCCCGCTGCAAGGTGAAACCGATCTGTCGATCCAGTTCCTGCGCAGCACGACGGGGCGCCACCCCGCCTGA